A genomic window from Blastococcus saxobsidens DD2 includes:
- the purU gene encoding formyltetrahydrofolate deformylase translates to MTRPADGQHGVLVLSCEDAPGIVHAVSGLLVQERCTILESHQFDSPTTGRFYMRVEFSHVDGTPLDFPALRRAFEGTAERFGMSWRLADAAERQRVLIMVSKYAHCLNDLLFRNSIGELNLDVVAIVSNHPTLEHIADFYGIPFRHIPVTRDTKPEAEAALLDIVREQRVDLVVLARYMQILSDDLCRELGGKAINIHHSMLPSFKGARPYHQAHARGVKFIGATAHYVTADLDEGPIIEQEMLRVGHALDPEELAARGREAETRALAHAVRWHTENRVIIYGNRTVVFE, encoded by the coding sequence CCTGGTGCTGTCCTGCGAGGACGCACCGGGCATCGTGCACGCGGTGTCCGGCCTGCTCGTGCAGGAGCGGTGCACGATCCTGGAGAGCCACCAGTTCGACAGCCCCACGACCGGCAGGTTCTACATGCGGGTCGAGTTCTCGCACGTCGACGGCACGCCGCTGGACTTCCCGGCGCTGCGCCGGGCCTTCGAGGGGACCGCCGAGCGTTTCGGGATGTCCTGGCGGCTGGCCGACGCTGCCGAGCGGCAGCGCGTGCTGATCATGGTGAGCAAGTACGCGCACTGCCTCAACGACCTGCTGTTCCGCAACTCGATCGGCGAGCTCAACCTCGACGTCGTCGCGATCGTCTCCAACCACCCCACCCTGGAGCACATCGCCGACTTCTACGGCATCCCCTTCAGGCACATCCCGGTCACCCGTGACACCAAGCCGGAGGCCGAGGCCGCACTGCTGGACATCGTGCGCGAGCAGCGGGTCGACCTGGTGGTCCTGGCGCGCTACATGCAGATCCTCTCGGACGACCTGTGCCGGGAGCTGGGGGGCAAGGCCATCAACATCCACCACTCGATGCTGCCCAGCTTCAAGGGCGCCCGTCCGTACCACCAGGCGCACGCCCGGGGGGTCAAGTTCATCGGGGCGACGGCGCACTACGTCACCGCCGACCTCGACGAGGGGCCGATCATCGAGCAGGAGATGCTCCGGGTCGGCCACGCGCTGGACCCGGAGGAGCTCGCCGCCCGTGGCCGGGAGGCCGAGACGCGGGCGCTGGCGCACGCAGTGCGCTGGCACACCGAGAACCGGGTCATCATCTACGGGAACCGGACCGTCGTCTTCGAGTGA